Within Gouania willdenowi chromosome 24, fGouWil2.1, whole genome shotgun sequence, the genomic segment gatttttctgaaaggtttttattttttgtatttttgttgttttatggatTTCTGGCTATTATttagtcatattgtgtttttggaatgattttgattattttagtgtggttctttttgtgtattttactgtcattttgtgtatttttgtgtgtttactttagggccgccagttgcacgtctgcactagacactagaaaaaaatgtatactaaggaattgatgttttttttgttgttgttttttggttttttcccaattatgtttactgtgaagttggtcttaaattcaatttcaaatggcaataaaaagtcctgtatttaatttgactaaagctgtaggaaccctgttttaaaaatgaaagtgaTTGTGTTGGCATGTTTACATACAGTGTCTGTGGTTGCGTGGCTAAAAATAGTGATTTCTGCTAAATGTTAGAAaacaaaaattccaaaaaaatggTTTAAGGTTGCCCCCGTCTAATATCTAATGAAGTAACAAATTCTCAGCAAAacgctgtttttttattaattaatggaagtttttcagaataaaacttCCAATTAAAGCCcggtttttgtttagttttttaaatcaatgttttgtttgttttctcattCTCAGACGGCCATCTCCTGCCTAACAACTGTTCTCTCCATCGATTTCAAGCCCTCGGAGCTGGAAGTGGGTGTTATCACAACACAGGAACCTAAAttcaggtaaaaaaaattattaaggCTGGGACTTAAATGCATTAATCACCATTTTTGACTTGCAGAAaaatacccataatactgatgcacagactacaacagTAGAACCTAGacaatttttaaacaaaattcatcagttGGTCTGTTTATTTAATGCCACAGATATTTCAATTAGTTTTTAcaatgttcagtttccacttctctggaatgttctgtactaagtgctgttttttatttaaattttaatacacaaaaacactttttgttttcgaaagtttaccaaaaaaaaatccagaaaagcatgaatatagatTTATTAAATTGAAGTTtgtgcaatcataatattctttattcatattacacattatgttagcactcagtgatggaaataataaacactggtttgttgtttaagctcatttattgttttcattgattcagttaatttagaaaaactttgcttctcgtgtcaaatactGTTATGAGATTAATTTACATTAATcacgattaattaattaattaattacaaagtctctaattagattagatgttttttttaatcaagtcccACATCTAACTTGTAGAAAATGATTTGATCATGTGtggatcagggttggggtcaattacattgttaagttacaattacgttttcaattatccgtgttcaattacaattcagttactattacagtgaccagcattttttcaaattacaattagatgacaataatattttatctttagaaagtcaattacaattactcacaattactgagcgtgaaataaataacctaataaaagttaaccttcctctcgtgttcgctttctgttagcatctctaatgctaatgagtcctaaatcagctgtaaaatacactaaaaactaacttatctatcatctaatttatttcctatctattgattaccttgttaggcttcctaatcaatgaaaatataggttttaataattatggtgtgggcgtctgagccccTTTTTGTGTCCGTATACCCCtagaaatgtgggaaagcttgacatgaaacatattttaataattgttaattacatatGTCTTACTATTTTATTTGGTTGCAAGTCTTTGCGACAAACTTGTAGCTTTTCTTTGTGTATGTCACCAGTTTATCGTTACATATGTGCATTATATGGATACAGTAAAGCTAAAGCTGCTTTAATTTATGATGTCCAACAGGATTCTGACAGAGTCTGAAGTGGACACCCACCTGATGGCCCTGGCAGAGCGGGATTGAGCGAGCAGCGAGCTTTCACTTGTCTGATTGGAGTTGAGCATGATGGGACATGTAGTTCCTCTCTATGCTAAAAGCTGGTGTTATCTTTGTTTGCTGTACATTCACCAACCGTTTGATtcaagaataaaaacaagttttggAGTAAAAACACTGTGCTGTGTGTGCTCCTTTTCCTAAAAACACTCCCACTTTGGTCATTTTTCCCTCCTGGCTTTGGTAAAGTGATGCCTGTGTTTTATAAGCAATGTGGTAATGTTTCTAAGAACATGAGCGTGTGCACAGTTCTGTCTCTGAGCTTCCTGTTGTGGCTGACTGCAAAAAATTAAACGACGCACAAAtattttgttactgtacttaagtagttttttctggtatctttACTTTACctgagtgtttattttttggccactttacttttacttcacttattttaaacaaatatctgtactttctaatccttgcatttaaaaaatgagctcgttacttttaagatCTTCGAAGACGACGTAAAAAGACGCAACATTTTGGTagtttaagcttttttttttctgttgggcAGGTCCTtttgttttatggttaacattttcatgttaaactcaaagctgctccttttttttctcttaaaatattatttacacattttatttataattgaatgctaaattctccaggtgtttatgaagggtaacagatttaacttgttttcatgtaccagttttctacgagttcttcaaaaaataaaacattgaattttctggtttaaaaaccctgtcttattattgaagggacgtttgttttacttttttacttaagtacgtttaGTAGCatctacttttacttttactcaagtaagggagcaacttaaatacttttactagagtcatttttattcaaatatctatacttttacttgagtactgaagactagtacttttgccacctctgggtAACGGCAAAGTTTATATTTTAACATCAAAACTTTTTAAGAATCCAATTATTTGCGTGAACAAATCTAATGATTCCgagggtgttttttgttttgtgtgcgtagtcgggaaataaaaaaaaatctccaattcTGTAATATGCGCAATAAAATATGCGTCATCAGCAAGTCATTTCACTTGTTTAGTCAGTCCAATGACTTCACCTTTGGTCTCTTACttctgtttttgtacatttgtggtGTTAAAGATAGAATACAGCAGAAGTTTACCACATCCTGAATGAATACAGACTTGAAAAGAATTGTTGTGTAACGCAAACATCcccataaatgtaaaaaaaaaaaatctttgttctTGGTTTACTtcaaacttgaaaatgttaaatggTTCCAAGAAAATTCCTGGTTTTACTGCATTAATTAACTACTGTAATAAGGGAATGTTATTCAATCTCTGGCAAGGTTTCCTGGCACTTTAATCACAAGTAACTAAATCCTGACTCGGTATGTCCCGTTTTTCCATatttgggaaagaaaaaaaaatccccgtCTGTATAAATTGTTGGGTATTTCTACCCTTGTCTGGCTTGTTCCACTTCTGGAATATTCAGGCACGCTGTGTTCCTGCTGTGCCTAGACGGGACTTTCAGCGCCATGACTCAGTTACCCGGTGACCTCGCCCAACATAGGAAATCCCATAGTGTTTTCAGTGTGggatttatgtgtgtgtgtttcacaaGTCTGAGTGAAGTCCCCTCATTACGTTGTTTGAACTCTTTTTTTATGGCTGCACAACAGTCAAGTCATGATTGGGAAAGTTTACCAAGGAAAACACGCCATTGCCATCCTTATGTTATTCATAAACGTTCTTTAATATTTCCAACACTTGTTAATAGTGTTGAAATTCACACTTTTTTTCTATACAcgtagaaaaataataatagctttgtatttacattatattacacACGTAGTTACAACCAGACAGACAGTCTTTTTTTGGTTCCTTCAGTGACCGTGACCACACTTGCTCCATCTTCCTTCTTGTTTTCTTGGCGACCTCGGGGGGGCCAGCACATGCGAGGGACTTGAGCCCCGATCCAGGGTAAGGGGTCAAGGACGGACCCAGTAGCAGCTTGAAATTCAACACCGCAGAAGCGGTTTGGGTGCTTTACTTTCCGAATTTTATGTCGTCGTACATCTGTAGGAAAGCACAGACGCAATGTTAGCGAGTTGcacgaaagaagaaaaaaaagaagattctTGACGCTTTTAAACAAGATACTGACCTCGTCTTCCGATAGTTCCAGGTCCTCTAAGTCGCTCTCGTCCGTTTCGCTTTCGGGAAGATCTCTCAGCTCGTGAGCCGTCCTCTCGAACAACTGCGAGCGGATCTCTTCGTTCTGGCGGCCGTACGTGAGGTGGTACGGCGTGAAGCCGCCGTAGTTCGAGCAGTTGACGTCGGCACCGAGATCGATGAGCTGACGAACGAGGGAAAGGTTCTGTAGGTCAACAGCCAGGTGGAGCGCCGTGCGACCGCTGCATTGTTCCTGTTCGGAGAAACGTAGAGAAAAAGTTAGCTTGACACTTGCGACTTTGGACCAAGAACCTAGTAGGAAAGTTCTCCTTGTTTTTCGGAACATACCTGTGCGTTAATGTCTGCGCCGAGTTTCACGAGACTTTCCACCAACGAAACGAAGCCATTGATGGACGCCAAGTGAAGACAGTTGTGCCCTGTAGCGGAATATTTCGGGAGAGTCAGTCTCAGccaaaatacatataataattTACCGTTAAATGTGCGCTTTTTAGTCCTGCTTCTTACCGCTGTAGTTGTGGAAGGACACAATTGCGTTGAGATGCCGTTGGCAGTTCTGGGAGATGACCCCGAAGCATGCAAGCGAGCCTCGTTTGCAGGCGATGTGGAGGGCCGTGTTGCCGCTGTTGTCGACCAGAAGCGGGTCGGCGCCGGCCTTCAGGAGTCTCTCCACCAAATGAGGCTGTTCTGTGATCACTGCGAGGTGAAGGGCAGTCTGCGGAGAACCAGAATTTACACACGTTAGTCTGGGTTCAAGAAAATGGCAAATGTGAAAGAATTCTAAACAAAGGCAGAGGAATTGGGACGAACCTGTCTCTGATGGTTCTGGACGTTGAGGAAAGGGTGATTTTGGGACAGTTTGATCATATTGAGAACGTTGTCATCAGCTTCGTGTATAACAGCCAAGTGGAGAAACCTGTagcatgaagaagaagaaacatctAATGAGTTTAAAAtagacttttattttaaaacaaaaccctGAATGGCTGTAGTTATTTGATGGCAGAACAAAGCCGTGGGGCGTTACGCAAGAATGGACTTTTTTGTCAGGTTATTTCCACCAGTTGTGGCTTGACACATCTGATGCTTTATCAGTTACTGGCACGAGGCCAGGGACTTTCCTGAACGCGCACAGAGACCTAAGCCCCGCCCATTTTTTTTAGCaagtacacacacgcacacacattatttgcaaacatgcaaaacaaaaaaatgcttctaaactataatttaacgcattttttttcccaaaagcATCGTCTAACACTTTCAAATTGTGCaaagtgcagaaaaaaaataaaaataaaaaaaaagataaaataaaaacccgTGGTGCGTAAAAATCCAAAATGCGTAAATACGCGTGAATGGTCCACTTACGTGTCTCCGTCCTCGCTCACGACGGACATCCAAGGCTGGCACTCGTGCGCATGATCCTTGTCGGTGAATATCGGCGATTCCTCGGCATCGATCATCGGCTCGTCTTCCTTCAGTGAATCCAGGCCGCTGTCAAAGCGATCCTCGTGGCACGGGTTGACTTTCCCGTGTTTGTGCTCCATGCTCAGCGGGTAATCCGTCCTGTTGTGGTTCGACACTCTGCGCACGTCCATGACGACTCGGTAGGACACTTTAAGAGCTCAGTGTGTTCCAGGGAAGGTTCAGATCAGACTGTGCACGGAAGGCTCGAGCGCTGTGCCTTTGCTGTGCTCGGGTGGGCGGAGCCTAAAAAAGGGGGTTTCCACTTGGagttatcttttaaaaaaaagaaaagaaagaaaagcaccTGACTGTGCTTTTGTGAGAAACCCCCCATTAAACAGTCAGAAAGAAAACCTGTAGTTTCCTCTTGGGTCTATTTTCACCTCTGATGTAGGTTAAAGGACGTTTCATTAATGACTGTCTGAGCATGAATGAGGAGCACaaatggttcccaaacaggggtacgtgggGCCatagttcccaacctttttcgggtcgtgaccccatttttatatttacacaTTTCTGGCGAACCCAGAGACTTTTTTCCCTCTAAAATtggttttttaaacatatttttatactgtgttacaaacacagaTCAGTGCGATATAAATGCTCCAGCTCAGATAGTTTTacactgtatatctatttctgtgaaattatgtattgttttataagtaaatacaatatttatacaaataaataatacaatttcatttttaaatatatgcatAATTTTAATCTGTATTCTATTTtgtaattactagacatttcatcCGACCCCGttttatttccaggtgaccccacaggGGGTTACGACCCCAAGGCTGAAAAACACCCTGCTCTCGAAGGAAACTttcacaaatgtatttccaacaTAATGAGTAATATTAAATGGCATTagtggaaaaaataataacGTGAGCATATTTTCCTACaaaatctgtttgttttttgaagataaactaactaacaatttttttatactttattgcaataagtaacaaaaaaaaaatccttgtaACAGACAGCTGTCATTGAGACTACACTGCAAGTAgtatattaattaaataagacaagagacacacacacacacaccacctacatacaaaagagagaaaaaggtgaagcaaaagtttaaaagAAATGTATAATAGGAAATGTGGGATAAATAAAGAGGGGAAGTACCTGTTATCACACATCTTTTGATGATGTAATTATGTAGTCTACTTAGTCTATTTGCAGAgtacattttattcttttttgcaagttatctcacatttttaacattattttttcagCATCTAAATTttgttctattgttttttttgttttttttttgtctgagatTTGTTGTTTCCATGTCTTTATTGTCACCTGCTTCATggctatgtatatatatatatatatatatatatatatatgtgtgtgtgtgtgtattttaaggCACCAACAGTATCCAacaaatgacagatatcagtcccaaaacTTGATTTTGTCAGAGCATTTTCTGTAATTCAGCGCAATTTTGTaggattgtttgtgagaaattgcaggatttttagAAAAATGGACTATTTGTGATCACAGTTGTGTGATGTACACACAGGGAAaatgagcccctgcaaatatacTGGATTTTTGACAATATTCTGAATATGTGAGTTATCTGCAACTGAATGAATTGGTGATTCACACAGTGATGAATGCTTTCAttctcattttcactttcttctGGGTCCATTTTTAAattctctaaagggccggatttggcccccggacatTGAGTTTGACATTTGAATATCTTTAATAGCTTTAATGCATAATCTTAACTATAAACCATGTTTACTACTCTTAGTTCTGTTTAATCCTACAATTACACTAAGAAAAGATGACTATTATCAGAAAGGAAATCCGGGAAAATGTCCAATTTGGaggaatgaaataataataataataataataataataataatgaaatattgtGAAGATAAAAGCTTGTGTAGGTTAAAGAGCAATGCACTGCAAAAGGGTAAAAGCGTGACCCCTGCTGGTAGTTTCTGTACCTGTAGCTGGCTATAAGGCCCTGTTGCATTCTGGGATACATAGACATGATTTTTAgtgaatgtaaattaaaaaaaaaaaaaaaaattgttttataatgATTAATACCATGTCAATAtgtttttcatgcattttaaaATATGCTTAAAAAAGGCATTACAACAACAAACGacaataaaatcacaaactACAATAGCAAGAGTgacacaaaaatgatcaaaacaacaacagaaatacaccaaaaaaaacctcaaaattacagaaaatgacaacaaaagtacacaaaaagtcaagaaaaacacccacaaatgactctgcaaactgTAGCCACAgtgctacaaacaaacaaaacaacataaatacacaaaaaagactccaaaaaaagcaaaatgacaacgcaaatacacaatatgacttcaTAAAGAtgcattttacaggaaaaatacattaaacgacaacagaaatacacaaaacgacaacaaaaacacacaaaatgactcaaaaaacatacaaaattacagaaacccACCAAAAGAACACAACTTCAAgcaaaacacccaaaaatgactctgaaaacccacagtactataaacaaaacaatagaaaggcaaaaaaatgtaaaatgacaacacaaatatacaatatgactccaaaaaggaTACACTTTACAGGAAAAGATAAACAAAAGGAGAACATGAATGTACACAATAGACAAAcctacacagaaaaacacacaacatgacgtTTTCCTttgctcattattctgaatgcttaCATGAATAatcataatgtggcccttccatCAAACAAACCCCCCCCGGGAttaaagttgcccacctctgctgCTCTGGGCTGACCATGGAATAACCGACACAGCAAATAGATCAGATTTCCTCTCGCAGTGTCAGTgtaaatgagtgtgtgtgtgtgtgtgtgtgtgtgagagatattTACATGCACATTATTATTAgccatgttgtgtgttttgttcataGAATAGAGAGAGAGGAAAGTGGCAGGATTTCAGCACTTCTCTAATCACAAATTTTTATAAGGTGGGAGAACACAGTATGTTGAAATCACTACAGCTAGAGTGATTTCTTTAGAACATTTAGAACAGCATGTGCCATAGAACAGTCAGGGAAATACCCATCCTTTTTAATACACACTTTATATTCCTGAATCGCGGAAAcactttgcaaaaaaaaaaaaccttatcaaACTACTGGAAGAATGCGTTTGCACAATTTTCTTATCTTTTTGCTAAATTTCAGGTGAATTTCCATGGTGATCTACAAACAggaaatgtagtcatcaggactatttcatttataaatgacagattgtagtcgactaaatctgtcaCATATATAGTagctaaaatatgaaaaataagagTTGTGGcattgaaagaaaaataattttgtatgttttttgagtcattttgttgttttttagtgttattttgagtttttttgtgtgtatttctgttgtcgttttgttaacttttgtagtttttctgtgtttttttttttttcttttgtcttttactgtattttttgtttgttttttttagtgcaggggttctcaactggtctcaccttgGGACCCAAAATTTTCCATTGTCATtcaatcgcgacccacttttttttttttttttttttttttaattcaaacaaccaaatttagtttcatttaaaaatgacattaagattttagttgactaaatgcGTTACAGATATAATAggctaaaatattttaataaataagagtttttacattttttaatagagttttgtatattttttgagtcattttgtgtatttttgttgtcattttgttaactTTTGTAGTAGTTTCACGtttctggagtattttctgtgtttttccttgtttttttttttactgtatgtacattttttttagaattcaaacaaccaaatttagtttttcaaaaatacctgttgaaaacacacgtgatctttttttaaaaaaaataaatctataaattTTCCTGTGcatgtatttcacagcatgcctgtcaaaagaaatgtttctttcaaaataaaagacacgtCCAACGTAAGAGACAATGTATGTTAAAGTGTAACCAATTCTGTGTCcataataacaaaatacatttaaaaaattaaacataaactAAGAAGAGTTCTCAATGGGACAAAATTAGAGTCtcgtttttattagttaacaaaaaaatctatatgttttgatgtaatttttgtccacatgtaattttttaaaaatgtatttataatctAGTTAACGTCACTTAAAAAAACGAGTCAACAAAAATTCTTAGtcgacaaaattaacactggtacCAACTTTTAATATGGAAGCCTGTTTATGCcactaaaaaaaagtaaaataaagtaaaaatcaccACGgtaagtcataataatgagttagtaaagtcataattatgagatagaaagtcataattatgagatagaaagtcatcaTTACGTGAAAAAGGTCatatttatgagaaaaaagtcataattgtgacaaaaaagtcataatttaggggaaaaaaattccaattatAAGATagaatgtcataattatgacaataaaagtcataattatgagaaaaaaagagataCAAATGGAGCAGTCTACTAACACTGACTGTTACCATTCTTAATTGAATAATACtattatttaaaacatgttttggcTGTTTAAAGTTCTTAAAATCTAACATATGGTACATAGTGTAGAAAATAGTTAAAGTATTTAAATACGTATTTATTGCTAAAATGATTCTGgcacatttttgtgtttctttgcaaattttactaactttccatagtgattttttttttttttttttttttaattgcagaaACAAGCTTccatataatggtataaaactaaacatacatgtaaaTAAAGAATTATATAGAATTTCAACGTCTTTCGTaggaaaaacgaaaaaaactgAATCGCAATTTAaaagtttgattaaaaaaggGGGGGAAAGTTTGCACATTTCTGTGAGATTTCTTTGCTAAATCTCAGGTGAATTTCCATGGAGGCAATCTCGTCTCTGATCTAAGATTTCCAACAGACAGGAAATATATTTTCTTGCATAACAAGATACAAAAGTCACGGCTTGAGAGATTTTTGTCTGGGTTTCCCTGACATTTTATCCAGAAATTCCCAGGACAGCCTTTGTTTACACTGCCAAAGCCAAGCTTAGTGATAACATGgcaacaatgacacacacacacacacacacatgaacgtAGCTACACGCCCTATAAACCTTTCAACTATGTGTCACACTACCAGTATGTACCAGTGGTGCTGGTATCACATGCTTTTCATTCTTCCTTCACACTGGAACAAAATGTTCAGCATTCCAGTCACATTTTtcctttgattattttttttaattcattgtcATGTAATTTATGGTCAAATACAGTATGTACGTCTGAATGCATCACATGGGCCACTCTGGGACTTCCACATCCTATTGTTCTTTTTCATATGCACCACACGCTTTGGCAGCCACTGGTTTGTTTACCTATGGTTGCTATGGATACCAACCACTGAGAAAGTACACTGACGCCAGTTGAACAAGTCGAAGCACATCATCCTATTagctgtgattgtgtgtgtaagagaaaatgtcaattatagctGAGTCATCATTACACCCAGTTTACTGATACTGGTGCAAAGTAACTTAAATACCAGGATGATTAATCTCTACTTAAAATGCAATCAAAGAAATGTCCATATATGGTATAAGAATATGTAAAGTAAAAGCAccaaattatattaaaatacacgaaatacaagaaaaacagtCAAAAATGACCAcgaacaaataaaacaacagccagaatacattaaaatatattgaaacattacaacaaaaacaataaaagacaagagaaatacAGGAAATACTCCAGAAACCCACAAAACTACCAGAAAAgttaacaaaacgacaacaaaatacacaaaaaaaaactctaaataacacaaaacgacaaataaagttacacaaaatgactaaaaaaatg encodes:
- the LOC114457535 gene encoding NF-kappa-B inhibitor alpha-like; its protein translation is MDVRRVSNHNRTDYPLSMEHKHGKVNPCHEDRFDSGLDSLKEDEPMIDAEESPIFTDKDHAHECQPWMSVVSEDGDTFLHLAVIHEADDNVLNMIKLSQNHPFLNVQNHQRQTALHLAVITEQPHLVERLLKAGADPLLVDNSGNTALHIACKRGSLACFGVISQNCQRHLNAIVSFHNYSGHNCLHLASINGFVSLVESLVKLGADINAQEQCSGRTALHLAVDLQNLSLVRQLIDLGADVNCSNYGGFTPYHLTYGRQNEEIRSQLFERTAHELRDLPESETDESDLEDLELSEDEMYDDIKFGK